The genomic region TAGCCTTGGAGAGGAGGAGTTGGTGTTTCCCCCATACAACGCTGAACAACTGGAGGATATCCTCAAGAAGAGGGCAGTCCTGGCCTTCAGGGAGGGAGTGGTATCGGAGTCCATCATCAAGTTATGCGCAGCCATAGCTGCCAGGGATCACGGAGATGCCAGGAGGGCCCTAGATTTGCTTAGGGTTGCCGGGGAGATCACGGAAAGGGAGAGGAAAAACCAGGTAGGCGAGGAAGAAGTTGAGAAGGCCAGGGTAGAGATAGAGAGGGATCGCGTGTATGAGGTAATCGCGACCTTACCCTTCCACTCTAAGCTGGTCCTGTTATCCATCATTAAGGGTCTAACCAAAAATACCAGGCTTACCACGGGGGAAATTTACGACCTTTACAGGAACATTGCCACCTCGATGGGATCCGAATTTGTGACCCAGAGGAGGGCAAGTGACATAATAAACGAACTGGACATGATGGGGATAATCTCAGCTAGGGTGGTGAACAGGGGAAGATATGGTAAGACAAAGGAAGTTGTTCTGGCAGTCGACTCCGGAATAGTCCTGAAAGCCCTCCTGGAGAGTGACGAAAGGTTTGCTGATTTCTGGAGTGGATGATGGATATTTTCCCTTGAGATATAAGGGTCAGAGGGGTAAGGCTCCCCTCGTGGTTACTCTTTTTGACGGAATGAGACTTAAGGACTTGAGGATAGGCCTTATCACGGTAGATGGTAGAGATGCTAGAGACGTCTTCTCTCAAATTAACTGGGGAGTTATAACCATGTATGACGGGATAACTTTCGGTGGCTTCAACTACATTATTCCAGAGAGGAACTTCATCGTGGTATATGGGAATAAACCCAACCTAGAGGAAGTTGAGAAGGCCTTGAGGGCCCATTTTCAGGATGATAGAGGGAGGGAGATAATGGGCGTTCTTGAGAGGTTAACCAGGATTGAGACTAGGTGGGGCCCCCTATACCTCTATACTGACCTGGATCTAGCGGACGCGAGGAGGATCGTGGAGGGGTACCAAGTCATTTCCAAGTACCCGGAGCCCATAAGGTATGCCCACGTCATAGGAAGGGCTGTGGGCATGTGGAGAGAAAAATCCTAGCTGGCGTTATCGTACCCGTGTCACGAATCGTAGCAAGTCCTCTTCTGAAGAGACTTACCCATGCTTATCCTTTCCTCCCTTTCCTTAAGCCTCTCCTCCATGATCCTTCTCTCGTATTCTGAGGAGGGTTCCAGTTTCTGTATGGGCCTAGGTTTCCCATTCTCGTCGATGGAGACGAAGGAGAACACTGTCCTAGATACTAGCCTCCTGCTACCGGTGAAGTGATTTATGGCAAATATCTTGGCTCCCACATCCAGGGAAGTATTCCCCGTATATTCCACTGCTCCCTGAATTTCAAGTATATCACCTATCTTCACTGGAACAAGGAAGTCGGCCGAACCTGCACTCGCCGTGAAAGTGTTACCCTTAGAATACATCTTCGCGACTATGGCCAACGCCTCATCTAGCATCATGTACATTTTCCCTGCGTAAAGTATACCGTTTCCGAAACCGTGTTCTGGATATATGGTCCTTATGTAACTTCTTCCGAAGGTCATTCCAGGCAGGAGTTCAGACGTGTCCTCAGAGACCATTTTCTTCCTTTCCAGTCTTTTCACTCTTCTCTTCTCGGCTCCTTCATCGCCCTCTATCTTAACGGTGAGGGGTCTGGGTCTCCCGTTTTCATCCACGGCGACGTAACTCATTAACCCTATGGCACCCAACTCCTCTGTATTCCCCCTCTTGATACAACCAGTTACCTCAATTTCCACCGAACTTTTCCACGAGGCCTTGGCCTCAGCAGTAACTCTCAGAATGTCTCCCAATCTAGCTGGCTTGAAGAGGTAGAGGTAATCCACAGAAGCCAGGAGATAGTTTCCTTGGCTCACCGATGACATGAGAATGCCTGCAGTATCTATGAGCCAGCTCATGTAGATTCCGCCGTGAAGCGATCCGAAGTGGTTAGTGTGCCATGGGAATACGTTATAGTAAGTTTCTGTTCTATACGTGTACGTCACCTCTTATCAGTACCTACTATTTCTCTTAATCGTTCATCTCCCTTAATACTCTTTATGAAATCTGATACCTCTCCTGGAACTAAACTTTCCCACTTCTCTCCTGTTATCATATTCTTCCTGATTAGGGTGGAGTTGTACTTCTCCCTGTGGAATGAGGGGGGTATGAGGATCTCGCTTCCGGCTTCCTTAAACAGTCTTAGTACCAGTGGGTTCCTAGCTATAACCGCCTCAAACGACGGAACATACATCTTGACGTGATATGCCCACACGTTGTTCATGAGGATATCCGGTACTGGTATGAGATAGTACCTGTCTCCCGGTATTCCCTCGGCTTTCATGGCTCTCCTAATCATCTCAATTCTCTCCCCAGCCGTGAAGGGATTAGAGAGAGTGTGACTCTCTTGGGCGCTCCCAATTAGGATTATTAGCTCATCTAACCTCTCCAACCCCCACTTAACCACGCTTAGGTGGCCTAAGTGAAAGGGCTGAAATCTTCCAGGATAGATTCCTCTAAGCAGACATCATCACCTTCTTTTACATTAAGCACTACTGAAGCATCTGCCTTATTTAATCCTAATTCAAGGAACCCATATCCGTTTCGGTAAATTATGAGGTCGCTTCCCCCTTCCTGGAATGTTCTAGCCCCAATTCCGGTGAAGGTTCCATCCCTGGTTCTTATCTTAGCCTTTTCCCCAAGTTTGATCCTGACATTTCTCAGGGATAGGGCTACATTACCGAAGTGGTCAACGAAGAACACCTTGGAGCATATCATTCCGTTCTCTCTCCTACTCTCAAGATTTAACTTCACGAGATCAGTTTCGTCCACTCTCGTTCCCAAAGTCTCTATTGGAACTCCCCTACTCAACAACGCTGCGCTCACGGAGAAAATATCTCTCCCGTGAAATGTATTGGATATTTCCCTAGATAGATATATCCTTTCATTATCAATGCTGTGAACCTTGAGTATGCCGTCCTCCCTTATCGCAGGTAGGAGGACACCGTTATCGGGACCCACAAAGAAGTAGTTTCTGGTCCTCACGGCTAGGGGTCTCCTTCTAGTTCCTACCCCTGGATCTATCACCACAAGGAAGGTGGTGTATTTCCTAAAATACCTATAGGAAGTGTAGAGCTGATATGCCCCCGCAATCACGTTAAAATTTTTCGAGTTTGGTGAAATGTAGACTACATCAACATTCTTGTTAATTCGCCTTATTACGGCCTCCATTACACCGTTATAGTTGTCGGAGATCCCGAAATCAGTTAGAACTGCTAGCAAGCTTCTCGACCTTAAGCTCCAGGTAAGATTTCGTGATAACTTCACCACTTATTCCAAATCTAGATTTAAATTCCTTAAAGAAGTCGAGTAGCTTCTCCTCGTCGATGTCTATTCCCTCTATCTCAACGAAGTTACCCAAACCCTCCACTATGTCTATGCAGACGCTGAACTCCCCCTTCTTCAGCACATGGCGCGTTTTTCTCACGCTCTGTGCCTCCCTGTACCCCAGCTTCTCGAGAATCCTTATCATGCTATCCTTGTCGTCGAGGGAGACAGTTATTTCCTCCCTGGATTTGCTCCTGGAGCCCATCTTGGGGCCCTTGTAGGTAAGCTCTATTTTATCGTTCACAAGCCGTATCCTCAATGCCTCATCTGTCTTCCTAAAGTCCCTTGTATCTCCGTTGAGATAGATATCCTCTTGGGTTTCCTTGCCCACGTATACGTAGCCGTCCTGCAGTAGTTTTTCCATCAAGGATTGGGGGTCAACGTTGAGCTTCACTTTTATTTCACGTTCAATCACATCGGTCATATGAGTGAAATTGATTCCTATCTAAAAAATAATGATTCGCTCCTTTACACTTATCGTATCACTCCAGATATAAAAAGAATTGCTGAGAAGTATGGCTTCCTGGACTACATGGTTGAGAGGTACCTTGAATTTCTAGGAGAAGGGACAGAGGATTTCCTTTCCTCCTGTTCCGTGCCATTGACGAAATCCATAAGGTGCAATTCTCTAAAGATAGATTGCGGGAAGCTGGAGAAGCGGTTAACTGATAAGGGCTTCTCGCTCAAAAGGATTGAGTGGAGCAGGTTTGGATACAGGGTGGAAAAGGTCCCACCTAGGCCTACTCTTGGGGCAACAGTGGAGTACATGAAGGGTTTCTATTACATTCAGGGAGAGGCTTCCATGATTCCTCCTGAGGTCCTATCACCCAAGGAGGGTGAGCTGGTTCTGGACATGGCTTCCTCCCCTGGAGGAAAGACCACCCACATGGCTCAGTTGATGAATAACAGGGGGACAATAGTGGCACTTGAGAAGAATCCCGCAAGATTAAGAAAAATAAGATCCAATATCTCTAGGTTGGGAGTATCCAATGTTGTGCTGTTGTGGATGGGTGGAGAGGATGTCCCAAAGCTAGGAATCGAGTTTGATAAGATATTGTTAGATGCACCTTGCTCGGGCGAGGGATTAATACCCCTGGATCCTTCCAGGAAAACCAAGACCAAACCGGAGGATCTGAAAAATTTTCAGCGAACTCAATTAACACTCCTTGCGTCTGGGTTTAAGGTACTTAAAAGAGGTGGATATATGGTTTACTCAACGTGTAGTATAGCCCCTGAAGAGGATGAGGTAATAGTTGATTTCGCAGTTAAGTACCTAGGCATGAGGGTTGAGAAGATACAGGGAATACCGGGAGAGAGGGGCTTAACTAGCTTCAAGGGTCTCTCCTTCTCTCCAGAACTCACCCAATGTCTTAGGATCTATCCTCATCTGCAACACATGGAGGGATTTTTCGTTTGCCTGCTGAGGAAAGAGTGAGAAAGGTTAATCCAGGTTTACTCGCTCACGTCCTTCACGAGTATGGATGTGACAAAATCCCCGTAAAGCTGGACCTCTATGAGATACGGAATGTAATCTACGGTACTACGGTAAATCCAGGGGTAATAGACATGTTGAATGGAAATCTTGTTGAGATGATTGGTGTTCCCCTTCTCCTGAAAAAGAGAACTGGGATGGTCCCCCTCCTACCCCTCGGTGATTACATGGTTAAGTCCTGTTCCCACAAGGTTATCTTGCCAGACAAAATAATTGAGAAAGTACTCTACGGAAAGCCTGTGATCGTTGAGGAGGTATATAATTTCAGAAGGGCTTTGCTGGTCGATGGGTACAACGATTTCGTGGCCTTCGTCACTCTCAGGAGGAGGAACAGGGGTACTGAGATAATACCGGTTCTAGATATAGGATGGTATTTAAGGGGCGGGGGCTAATAATAGGCAAATATTTATTGTTAGACACACGTCTATTAACTTTAGAAAAGGTGAAGTGGTGGAAAAATGGCAGACCAAGTAGAGGAGAAGAAAAGGATCAAGACAGTCAAGGATCTATCGGGCGTAGGCCAGGCAGTACTTAATAAGCTCACGGAGGCCGGTTACTCAACCCTAGAATCCATAGCGGTGGCATCTCCACAGGATTTGAGTACCGCTGCTGGAATACCCATAACCACAGCTCAACGCATTATCAAGGAAGCTAGGGATGCCCTTGATATTAGGTTCAAGACTGCCCTAGAGATAGAACAGGAGAGAGCGAGTGTTAAGAAAATAACTACCGGAAGCCAGGCCCTAGATGGCCTTCTAGGAGGAGGTATAGAAACAAGGACCATGACAGAGCTATTTGGCGAATTCGGTTCGGGCAAGACTCAGATATGCCATCAGGTTTCCGTTAACGTTCAGCTTCCCCCAGAAAGGGGTGGACTTTCCGGCAAGGCGTTATACATAGATACTGAGGGTACCTTTAGGACTGAGAGAATAAAGGCGATGGCATCTGCGCTAGGCCTTGAGCCCAAGGAGGTTCTTCAGAACATCATGAGTATAAGGGCCATAAACACCGATCACCAAATTGCCATAGTTGAGGAACTGCAGGATATAATAGCAAAAGACAACTCCATTAAACTAGTGGTAGTTGACTCTATAACGTCTCATTTCAGGGCAGAGTATTCAGGGAGAGAGAACCTGGCGGTTAGGCAACAGAAGTTGAACAGGCACCTGCACCAGCTTGTGAGACTGGCCGAGATATATGACTTGGCAGTAATAGTTACTAACCAAGTTATGGCTAGGCCAGATATGTTCTACGGAGATCCAACGGTTGCTGTGGGTGGCCATACCCTATATCACGTTCCAGGGATAAGGGTTCAGATAAAGAAGAGTAGGGGCAATAGAAGGATTGCTAGGATGGTTGACGCACCTCATCTCCCAGAGGGAGAGGTAGTCTTTAGCATAACCAACACGGGTATAAGGGACGCAGAGGAATAAAACTTCTTAATAATCCGCTTCCATAAAACACTCCATGGATCATTTGTGGGCGCCTTGGCGCTCTAAGTATATTATGGATGCCTCTAAGGGAAAACAGGAAAGTTGTCTTTTCTGTAGAGTTACAACCGAAAAGAGGGACCAGGAGAACTTAGTCGTGTGCAGGGGCAAGAAAGCTTTCGTCATACTCAATAAGTATCCCTACAACCCTGGTCATCTCATGATAGTCCCATATAGACATGTGCCTACGCTTGAACTTCTTGATCAAGAGGAGGGTTCAGAACTCATTGTATTAACCTCAAGGGCTGTGAAGGCGTTAAGAGACATCTATACTCCTGACGGTTTTAATGTTGGGATTAACATTGGTAGGGTAGCTGGAGCTGGAATAGAGCAACATATTCATGTTCACGTAGTGCCTAGATGGAATGGGGACTCAAATTTCATGCCGGTAATAGGCAATACAAAGGTTCTTCCAGAAACGCTAGAAGAGACGTATAAAAAGCTTAGTGATAAGTCAATATGTGGTGAAGAAGTCTTCGATCGCTGATTGATGAAGAGGGCAGGGTTTTACTGATGATGCGAAAAATTCTAGATGATATATTTAGGGCAAGGGAGAGAATATCTCCCTATATCCATGAGACGCCCGTGGACTATTCCACTACTTTTTCGAGAATGACTCAGTCCGAAGTTTATCTAAAACTGGAGAACCTACAGAAGACTGGCTCATTCAAGGTTAGAGGGGCCTTTAATAAGATCTTGGAAATGAAGGAAGAGGAAAGAAAGAGAGGCGTAATAGCCGTTTCTGCCGGCAATCACGCCCAGGGTGTAGCCTATGCTGCAATGACATTGGGTATAAAGTCCACCATTGTTATGCCAGAAACTGCCCCTATCTCCAAGTATAAGGCAACAAAAGGTTACGGCGCCGAGGTAATTCTATACGGGAAGTTCATCCACGAGAGCATGAAGAAGGCGGAGGAGTTGATACGGGAGAGGAACTTGACCCTTGTTCATCCATACGATGATCCGTTGATAATCGCTGGCCAAGGGACAGCTGGGCTTGAGATGGCAAAGGAGAAACCTGATGTCGTAATAGTACCCATTGGAGGTGGAGGGTTAATCTCTGGAGTTTCAGTTGCCCTAAAGGGGATTAACCCAAACACTAAGGTGATAGGAGTTCAATCTTTCGCCTCTCCTTCGTTAAAGATCTCAAAGGAACTTGGAAGGTTAACTGATATAGAGCCCTCCTATTCTATTGCGGACGGAATCCTGGTTAAGTCCCCTTCTTCCCTCACATTTGAAATCGTCTCAGAATATGTAGACGACATAGTTCTAGTGGATGATGACGAGATAGCCTGGGCTATGATGATGCTTCTGGAAAGGAGCAAGACGGTAGTAGAGCCTGCAGGAGCTGCTCCATTGGCAGCGCTACTTAGCGGTAAAGTTGAGGCTAGAGGGAAGAAAGTTATGGCACTCCTTAGCGGAGGTAATGTAGATCTGTCCCTTCTGGCGAGGATAATTGATAAGACATTGTATAAGACCAAGAGGATTGTTAAGGCAAGGGTAATAGTTCCGGACAAACCTGGCTATCTTAACAAGGTTCTTAATCACGTAGCCCAAATACGAGGAAATATAATTGACGTGGTTCACGATAGGGTAAGCAGTGATGTTTTGCCTGGTTACACAAAAATATATGTCATGTTTGAGGTCGCAGAACAAGAGGATCTAGGAAAATTCATAGTAAGCCTTCAAAATGAGAATATAGAGGTTAAACTCATAGAATAGGTTCTATTTCAACCCTCTCTTCATTCGAAATTCTTAATAACTAGAAGCTATGAGAACTCACTGGTTGATCCAGATGGAATTTACTATCTAGGGCCTAAGGGTAGTTTCTCCCACGAGGCTGCACTTAAAATTGAGGGAAATCATATAGAAGCCTCTTCAATATCTGAGATATTCGATAAGCTATCCACAAATGCGATTGGGGTTGTTCCGGTAGAAAACACACTAGAGGGGCCAGTTAATGAAACATTGGATAACCTATACACCAGAAAGGGAGTGTATGTGAACAAAAGGATAGACATGAAGATAGACCTAGTCTTAGCCTCAAGGCCTGACGTAGAACTGGAATCAGTGACTAAAGTTTACTCCCATAATCACGCAATACATGAGGCCAGAAACACCCTATCCAAACTCGGACTTACAAATTTCATTCCAGTGAACAGTACATCTAAGGCGGCTCAACTAGCCCTAGAGGATAAACAATCTGCGGCGATATGTTCTAGATTTGCGGCGAAGTTGTACGGGTTAAAAATTCTCAAGGAGAACATCCAGGATGGGGTTAATATAACTAGGTTCCTTGTGGTGTCCAGAGAACTGACGGAGGTTGGCGAGAGGACCATAGTGTTTTTCACAGTTCCCGACGTTCCAGGTTCACTATTCAAGGTCCTAGAGAAATTCTATTTGCATAACGTTAATCTGTCAATGATTTACTCTAGGCCAACCAAGATAATTCCATGGAATTACTATTTTTATCTGGAGTTTGAGGGAAGCATTTCCGAGGCAAAGAGAACAGGCCTTCTGGACGAGTTATCCAAGGTTACGCAGGAACTAAAAATAGTAGGAAGCTACACTACAATACCTGTCACATAACTATTCCGGGCTTTAAATTGTCAAGACTGTATAGGAGCATGTAGCTTTTAGCTCCGGTTATCCCCAAGGCCTTCATGGAGGCTTCCCTTATAACTGCCTTGCTCCTACCATGCAGCATGCAGTAGCACAGGTAATCCCAGGGCTTATTGCTTTCCCTTAACACCACGTGCGTGGCCTCGTTCAGATTTTCAGCTATCCTGTTACAGGATTCTTCGATATTATCAGTATTGATGAGTAACATAGCGTTCTCAGTAATTCCTACCTTTTCTCCATTTACTGTGGCTCCGTAATCCTTGATAACGTGCTTTGATCTTAATTCAGAAATCAAGTCCACGAGTTCCGCTTCTCTATACCCAAATCTCTCGGCAAGTGCCTTGAAAGGCCTCTCTACTATGGGAAGGGGATAGGACAAAGCCTTCAGGAATTCCATGTTTAGCCCTAGTTCATCAGCCGTGGGAATTTTCTCAGGTGTTTTCTCATTTTTGCTCCATGAGATCCCGCGTATTAAATCGTACTTTACACTTAATTTGAGATTCCTCTTGGAGAAAAGTATTACATAGTCTTCAGCTTTTACCTCCTCCATCAGATCCCTGACCCTCTTCTCTAAGGCTTCTTTCGATTCAGCCTTAAGGACGTACCAGACGTTATATCTTGGATGGTTCCTGATGAAGTTATGCGTGAGTTCCCTTATGTGAAGCGCTTCTCTCCTGAACTTATCCAGTTGATCTAGGGGTATGGATGCGGCAATTAACGCTCCTTCCATTCCCTTAGATCTAAAATTGACATACATTCCAACTCTTTTTATAATTTCAGAATCTATAAGATTCAGTGTTTCCTTGAGGACTAGGTCAGTTCTTAGATTCAGCTTGCCAGCTACTATATCGAAGGGTTTCTCATCGAGAGGGAAGTTGTATTGAAGTTCCATGAGAAGCTTAATCTGGGTATCGGCAAGATCCATGATTATATAGCAAGTTTACTGGATTAAAAACCCGTTATTTGTCTCTCAATAATCAATTCCCAGCTTATTCAGTATTCCTCTAGCTGCTAGAACCCCAGTCGCAGCGGCTATATTTATACCTCTAGAGAGACCAGCACCATCTCCTGCAGCATATAAGTTATCTACCACTGTTTCCATATTACTGTCGACAACTGCCTTCATGCTGTAATATTTTATCTCTGGAGCATAGAGGAGCGTATTGGACGAGTAAATCCCAGAGGCCATGTTGTCTAGCCTCTCTAGACCCTCAACCAGGTCTGCAACTACCCTGTAAGGCATACCCATGCTGATATCTCCAGGTGTCACGTCCTTAAGCGTAGGCTTAACCGTGGATCTCCCTATTCTCTCCCACGTGCTTCTCCTACCCTTCTCAAAATCTATAAGCCTCTGAAGGATTGGTTTTTCTCCACCTAGTCTAGTCATTAGTCTGGCCACGCTCTTTCCGTACTCAATAGTATCCTCTAGGGGATCCGATAGTTTTACAGTTGCGAGGAAGGCAAAGTTGGTATTTCTGCTTTTCTTATCCACATAAGTTTCGCCGTTAACACCTATGGTACCATCATCGTAAACTTCCTTCATAATGAATCCTCCTGGATTCACGCAGAAAGTTCTAACCTTGTCGTCATACTTCCTGGTGTACATGATAACCTTGGGATCCCAGACAGCGCTAGTTAGGTCTTCCATGATAAATGATTCCACCTCAACCCTAACACCTATATCTAGTGGCCCTGATACCATGTCCACACCAAGTCTCTTGGCCTGGTCATAGAACCACTTCGCGCCTGAACGACCTGGCGCAGCTAGCACTGTTTTGGCTTCTATCTCTCCCTTATTCGTCTTTAGGTTGAACATGTTTCCCTTCTTCTCGAGTTGGTAAACCTCCGTGAGCTCCGAGATTTTTACACCGTTTTTCTCCACATAGTTTGTCATCTCCTCTATTACAATAGGGCTCTTGTCAGTACCTATATGTCTCTGAACAATCGGAACAAATTCCGCACCAGCCTTAGCTGCCTTTCTCTGAACTTCCTTGACCCTCTCCTCATTGGGTCTAAATAATCTGTCCTTAGGAGCGCCAAACTTCACGAAAACCTCATCAATATAGTTGACCAGGTTTTGTGCCTTCTCCCAGCTCCTCATTATCTCGTGAAGTTCTCCGCCTATGTCGGGCCTAAGATTTATTATTCCACTGCTAAACGTACCTGCACCTCCAAGCCCGTAGTTTATATGACACGGAGTGCAGAAGGTACACTTTTCCTTGGGGGTTAGCAGAGGGCAACTCCTTCTAGACGCCCTAACTCCCTTGTCTAACAACAAGACCCTATATTCTCCGTTCTTAGGCATAGCGTTGGCTATCTCATATGCTGCGAACAGGCCAGCGGGACCTCCTCCTATAATTACCACGTCATACTCCATCTCAATCACCCATCTTCTCCTTTCGTAGATCTATGGTATCCAGGGCGTCCTCCCCGGTTCCAATGAGTGTAACTGGAACTCCAAGCTCATTTTCCACGTTCTCAACCCATCTCTTAGCTTCCCCTGGTAGTTTAGAGTATTCTCTGACCCCCTTGGCGTCCTTGAACAGGGCGTCCAGCTTTGTTATGGCAACCTGCGTGGCTGAATTTATTTGAATTGCCCTTTTAGCAAGAGTTAAGTTAAATGGAGCAGCTCTTCTCATTCTCCCAGTAACGGTTCCCCTTTCCACAAGACCCATCTCCTCCGCCTTCTCCTTGGGTAGTTCGTTCTCCAGGTAGCCTTCACCAACTCTGGTCACAAACGACTTGAATATTATGATAATTTGGTCCACGTATTTAGGCCCGACCCCAATTTCGCTTAAAACTCCTCCAGACGTAGTATTCCTGCTTGTTACGAAGGGATACTCCCCATGATAAAGACTCAAATAAGTTCCCTGAGTTCCCTCACCTAATACCCTTTCGCCCCTCTCAATGAACTCTAGCACACTCTCTGGCACATTTGAAATATATTTCTCAAGATCTTTAAAATCCTTAGCAAGTTTAAGTTTTCTAAGTACTCTTTTGGCCTCAGAGGTTCCTACACCCTGACCCGTACTACCTATCACTTTCATTAGATATTCGTCTTTTCTTTCCTCCTCTACTTCAGTTTGGGTGATAATCCCCACGTGTGGATCTATCATGAATCTATCCGTTGAGCCGGTTTCGTTTAATTCCTTCATTAGTTGCTCCACGCTTGTTAGTGCCCCTGGCCCCAGAGCTAGCTTAACCTTAGGATTAACGAAGGCAGAAGGTATTATCCTAATTTTCCATGTTTTACCTCCATATGACACCGTATGACCAGCATTTATGGATCCAGTCCTCACAGCTAGGGAATATCCGCCATTCAAACCTAGATAAGATGCTATTTTCCCCTTACCTTCGTCTC from Metallosphaera sedula DSM 5348 harbors:
- a CDS encoding NAD(P)/FAD-dependent oxidoreductase; its protein translation is MEYDVVIIGGGPAGLFAAYEIANAMPKNGEYRVLLLDKGVRASRRSCPLLTPKEKCTFCTPCHINYGLGGAGTFSSGIINLRPDIGGELHEIMRSWEKAQNLVNYIDEVFVKFGAPKDRLFRPNEERVKEVQRKAAKAGAEFVPIVQRHIGTDKSPIVIEEMTNYVEKNGVKISELTEVYQLEKKGNMFNLKTNKGEIEAKTVLAAPGRSGAKWFYDQAKRLGVDMVSGPLDIGVRVEVESFIMEDLTSAVWDPKVIMYTRKYDDKVRTFCVNPGGFIMKEVYDDGTIGVNGETYVDKKSRNTNFAFLATVKLSDPLEDTIEYGKSVARLMTRLGGEKPILQRLIDFEKGRRSTWERIGRSTVKPTLKDVTPGDISMGMPYRVVADLVEGLERLDNMASGIYSSNTLLYAPEIKYYSMKAVVDSNMETVVDNLYAAGDGAGLSRGINIAAATGVLAARGILNKLGIDY
- a CDS encoding Lrp/AsnC family transcriptional regulator, translating into MDLADTQIKLLMELQYNFPLDEKPFDIVAGKLNLRTDLVLKETLNLIDSEIIKRVGMYVNFRSKGMEGALIAASIPLDQLDKFRREALHIRELTHNFIRNHPRYNVWYVLKAESKEALEKRVRDLMEEVKAEDYVILFSKRNLKLSVKYDLIRGISWSKNEKTPEKIPTADELGLNMEFLKALSYPLPIVERPFKALAERFGYREAELVDLISELRSKHVIKDYGATVNGEKVGITENAMLLINTDNIEESCNRIAENLNEATHVVLRESNKPWDYLCYCMLHGRSKAVIREASMKALGITGAKSYMLLYSLDNLKPGIVM
- a CDS encoding adenylosuccinate synthetase, whose translation is MLDILVGGFYGDEGKGKIASYLGLNGGYSLAVRTGSINAGHTVSYGGKTWKIRIIPSAFVNPKVKLALGPGALTSVEQLMKELNETGSTDRFMIDPHVGIITQTEVEEERKDEYLMKVIGSTGQGVGTSEAKRVLRKLKLAKDFKDLEKYISNVPESVLEFIERGERVLGEGTQGTYLSLYHGEYPFVTSRNTTSGGVLSEIGVGPKYVDQIIIIFKSFVTRVGEGYLENELPKEKAEEMGLVERGTVTGRMRRAAPFNLTLAKRAIQINSATQVAITKLDALFKDAKGVREYSKLPGEAKRWVENVENELGVPVTLIGTGEDALDTIDLRKEKMGD